A single genomic interval of Trinickia acidisoli harbors:
- a CDS encoding choline ABC transporter substrate-binding protein, translating into MKAGWALAAAALVTTSAYASDSAVCRNVRFADVGWTDIAATTGLASAVFEGLGYNPTKTIASVPITFAGIKSKQIDVFLGYWSPTMDPMIEPFVKAKQIEVLGTPNLTGAKYTLAVPDYVYNGGLKTFADIQKYADKLGGRIYGIEPGNDGNALIEKMIDGNQFGLGKFKLVESSEAGMLVQVNRAIRDKQWIVFLGWEPHPMNVQMKIDYLSGGDSVFGPNYGEAKVFTATPPDYAARCPNAAKLVSNLHFTTDIENHVMMPIMNKEDPNKAATAWLKQNPQVLDKWLAGVTTFDGKDGLTAVKSYIASH; encoded by the coding sequence ATGAAAGCAGGTTGGGCCTTGGCGGCCGCGGCCCTGGTAACGACGAGCGCGTATGCCTCGGATTCGGCGGTGTGCCGCAACGTGCGTTTCGCCGACGTCGGCTGGACCGACATCGCGGCCACGACGGGCCTCGCTTCGGCCGTCTTCGAGGGGCTCGGCTACAACCCGACGAAAACGATCGCGTCGGTGCCCATCACGTTCGCCGGCATCAAGAGCAAGCAAATCGACGTATTTCTCGGCTATTGGTCGCCGACGATGGACCCGATGATCGAGCCGTTCGTCAAGGCCAAGCAGATCGAAGTGCTCGGCACGCCTAACCTGACCGGCGCGAAATACACGCTGGCCGTGCCCGATTACGTCTACAACGGCGGCCTCAAAACGTTTGCCGACATTCAGAAGTATGCCGACAAGCTCGGCGGCCGGATCTACGGCATCGAGCCCGGCAACGACGGCAATGCGCTGATCGAGAAGATGATCGACGGCAATCAATTCGGCCTCGGCAAATTCAAGCTCGTCGAGTCGAGCGAGGCCGGCATGCTCGTGCAAGTGAACAGGGCCATCCGCGATAAGCAATGGATCGTGTTCCTCGGCTGGGAGCCGCATCCGATGAACGTGCAGATGAAGATCGATTATCTGAGCGGCGGCGATTCGGTGTTCGGCCCGAATTATGGCGAGGCCAAGGTTTTTACGGCGACGCCGCCCGATTACGCCGCGCGCTGCCCGAATGCCGCGAAGCTCGTGTCGAATCTGCATTTCACGACCGACATCGAAAATCACGTGATGATGCCGATCATGAACAAGGAAGACCCGAACAAGGCCGCGACCGCGTGGCTGAAGCAGAACCCGCAGGTGCTCGACAAGTGGCTGGCGGGTGTCACGACGTTCGATGGCAAAGACGGGCTCACCGCGGTGAAGTCGTATATCGCTTCGCATTGA
- a CDS encoding GlxA family transcriptional regulator, with product MTSATVMQPEAVPSMPVHFGFLTLPNFSMIAFTSAVEVLRMTNYVGRATHYRWSVVSADGVPVRASNGVTVTPTRTLEEVGIPDALIVCGGTQIRSVVDANVKALLADLGERGVQLGAICTGAYALMSAGLLDDYRCTVHWEDMSALHAEFPRVKFRDELFVIDRDRMTCTGGTAPLDLMLHLVGERHGRNLAAQVSAQFILERIRSASDHQPIPVDARIGFSRAELIEVVRLMEANIEEPLSLEELARLVRLSQRHLQRMFKVYLEVSPTHYYLSLRLRRARDLLRTTDASIARVTAVCGFQSPCHFSKAYRAQFGYAPSRERRQAN from the coding sequence ATGACGTCGGCCACCGTGATGCAGCCAGAAGCCGTTCCGTCGATGCCCGTGCATTTCGGGTTTCTGACGCTTCCGAATTTCTCGATGATCGCATTCACGAGCGCTGTCGAGGTGCTTAGGATGACGAACTATGTCGGCCGCGCGACGCACTACCGCTGGTCCGTCGTATCGGCCGACGGCGTGCCGGTGCGGGCCAGCAACGGCGTCACCGTCACGCCGACGAGAACGCTCGAGGAAGTCGGCATTCCCGATGCCCTCATCGTTTGCGGCGGCACGCAAATCCGCAGCGTCGTCGACGCGAACGTGAAGGCGCTGCTGGCCGACCTGGGCGAACGCGGCGTTCAGCTTGGCGCGATCTGCACGGGCGCCTACGCACTCATGAGCGCGGGGTTGCTCGACGACTATCGCTGTACCGTGCATTGGGAAGACATGTCGGCGTTGCATGCCGAATTTCCGCGCGTGAAGTTCCGGGACGAGTTGTTCGTCATCGATCGCGATCGCATGACTTGCACGGGGGGCACGGCGCCGCTCGATTTGATGCTGCACCTCGTCGGCGAACGGCACGGCCGCAACCTTGCCGCACAAGTATCGGCGCAGTTCATCCTGGAGCGCATTCGCAGCGCTTCCGATCATCAACCGATTCCGGTCGATGCTCGCATCGGGTTCTCGCGCGCGGAACTCATCGAAGTCGTGCGGCTCATGGAGGCGAACATCGAGGAGCCGCTATCGCTCGAGGAGCTCGCGCGGCTCGTTCGATTGTCGCAACGGCACTTGCAGCGGATGTTCAAGGTGTACCTCGAGGTGTCGCCCACTCACTACTACCTCTCGTTGCGGTTGCGTCGCGCACGCGACCTGCTGCGCACGACCGATGCGTCGATCGCACGGGTGACGGCGGTCTGCGGCTTCCAGTCGCCGTGCCACTTCAGCAAAGCCTATCGCGCGCAGTTCGGCTATGCGCCTAGCCGGGAACGCCGCCAAGCGAATTGA
- the choW gene encoding choline ABC transporter permease subunit gives MSELIPLGSWVDQSVHYLLDHDSHAFDMIGRAIDSLAGLVEHGLQAVPMWALMAFFIGVGLWRIGWRFALFTTLSLLLIYATGFWDQTVITLGLTLSSTLISLVFGIPLGIWTAKNKHVALVVRPILDLMQTMPAFVYLIPAAMLFGLGRVPGILSTVVFAMPPAVRLTSLGIRHVNREIVEAGQAFGCTPWQLLYKVQFPNALPSIMQGVNQTIMMALSMVIIASMVGAGGLGNDVLASIQRLDIGLGFESGLSVVLLAIILDRITESFGRTPGTAVAPRFQGLRSVMRLRANAQQPVTQS, from the coding sequence ATGTCTGAACTCATTCCACTCGGCAGTTGGGTCGATCAATCCGTCCACTATCTGCTCGATCACGACAGCCACGCGTTCGACATGATCGGGCGCGCGATCGACAGTCTCGCCGGGCTCGTCGAGCACGGCCTGCAAGCGGTCCCGATGTGGGCGCTGATGGCGTTCTTTATCGGCGTGGGGCTTTGGCGCATCGGCTGGCGCTTTGCGTTGTTCACGACGCTTTCGCTGCTGTTGATCTACGCGACCGGCTTTTGGGATCAAACCGTCATCACGCTCGGGTTGACGTTGTCATCCACGCTGATCAGTCTCGTGTTCGGCATCCCGCTGGGCATTTGGACGGCGAAGAACAAACACGTCGCACTCGTCGTGCGCCCGATCCTCGACTTGATGCAGACGATGCCCGCATTCGTCTATCTGATTCCGGCGGCCATGCTGTTCGGCCTCGGTCGCGTGCCGGGGATCTTGTCGACCGTCGTGTTCGCGATGCCGCCCGCGGTGCGTCTCACGAGCCTCGGCATTCGGCATGTCAATCGCGAGATCGTCGAAGCGGGGCAGGCCTTCGGCTGCACGCCTTGGCAGTTGCTCTACAAGGTGCAGTTTCCCAATGCCCTGCCTTCGATCATGCAGGGCGTCAACCAGACGATCATGATGGCGCTCTCGATGGTGATCATCGCGTCGATGGTCGGCGCGGGCGGCCTGGGCAACGACGTGCTTGCCAGCATTCAACGGCTGGATATCGGCCTAGGCTTCGAAAGCGGCTTGTCCGTCGTGCTGCTCGCGATCATTCTCGACCGGATCACGGAAAGCTTCGGTCGCACGCCGGGCACGGCCGTCGCGCCGCGCTTCCAAGGCCTGCGCAGCGTAATGCGGCTGCGCGCGAACGCCCAGCAACCCGTTACGCAAAGCTGA
- a CDS encoding TorF family putative porin: MSQRKTPPRLSTAALGGAALLIGSLHAPAALAQTTDANSANTSAPSAVTAAPADPASSAASTAPATLAATPAAPAASPFMANVTLASQYVSRGFRQTWGKPAIQGGFDYTHPSGLFAGTWLSSVSSKFIEGGTAEWDLYGGYGGALGDLSYTGTLYYYVYPGAHMAASATSYNYGEFVTALTYKWFTAKYWLTYTPNYFGYDSQSLGIGSGKNSRGSGYLDLNTNIDLTHGFSLLLHYGWERVQNFSAYNWQDAKVAVSKTFDGGWTLTGAITKGWGATNVYDRYTTGAPDSSGNIAVSNPLQTTFFATITKVF, translated from the coding sequence ATGAGTCAACGCAAGACCCCGCCACGCCTATCGACCGCCGCTCTCGGCGGCGCGGCGCTATTGATCGGATCCCTGCATGCGCCGGCTGCGCTTGCGCAAACAACCGACGCGAACAGCGCGAATACAAGCGCGCCGAGCGCCGTAACGGCGGCGCCCGCCGATCCCGCCTCATCGGCGGCAAGCACGGCGCCGGCAACACTCGCGGCGACGCCCGCAGCGCCCGCCGCATCCCCCTTCATGGCCAACGTCACGCTCGCGTCGCAATACGTGTCGCGCGGCTTCCGGCAAACCTGGGGCAAACCCGCCATTCAAGGCGGTTTCGACTACACGCATCCGAGCGGGTTGTTCGCGGGGACGTGGCTCTCGAGCGTCAGCAGCAAATTCATCGAAGGCGGCACCGCCGAATGGGATTTGTACGGCGGCTACGGCGGAGCGCTCGGCGATCTGTCGTACACGGGCACGCTCTACTACTACGTGTACCCGGGCGCGCACATGGCGGCAAGCGCGACGAGCTACAACTACGGCGAGTTCGTGACGGCGCTGACCTACAAGTGGTTCACGGCCAAGTATTGGCTGACGTACACGCCGAATTACTTCGGCTACGACAGCCAGTCGCTCGGCATCGGCAGCGGCAAGAACAGCCGCGGCTCGGGCTACCTCGATCTCAATACGAACATCGACCTCACTCACGGCTTCTCGCTGCTGTTGCACTACGGCTGGGAACGCGTGCAGAACTTCTCGGCCTATAACTGGCAAGACGCGAAGGTGGCCGTCTCGAAGACGTTCGACGGCGGCTGGACGCTGACGGGCGCGATAACGAAAGGCTGGGGCGCGACCAACGTCTACGATCGCTATACGACGGGCGCACCCGATTCGTCGGGCAACATCGCCGTATCGAACCCGCTGCAAACGACGTTCTTCGCAACGATCACCAAGGTGTTTTGA
- a CDS encoding CDP-diacylglycerol diphosphatase has translation MSSTLLQSMLRGRPRRSFVLAACAAVFAAGCSVLAAADPNALWQIVNFNCVPAAHTTGKAGICASVDLQGRYALLHDRDGVAQHLLIPTDRISGIESPLLLAPDAPNYWADAWDARRYVEASLNKAGRATLADDEIGLEINSAMRRSQEQLHIHIDCMRADAASALARHRSDPPRVWRWDTIDGARYRIMRIPGPTFDFNPFDIVAGGKTSPDIMASQTIFVTGAGPSATDAGWLILNSSLDTHGGTGSAETLLDHRCAAAEAS, from the coding sequence ATGTCGAGCACCCTTCTCCAATCGATGCTACGCGGGCGGCCTCGCCGCTCGTTCGTTCTCGCGGCTTGCGCGGCCGTCTTCGCGGCCGGTTGCTCCGTGCTCGCCGCGGCCGACCCCAATGCGCTTTGGCAAATCGTCAATTTCAATTGCGTACCCGCGGCGCACACGACGGGCAAGGCGGGCATCTGCGCGAGCGTCGATCTGCAAGGGCGCTACGCACTGCTGCACGATCGAGACGGTGTGGCCCAGCATCTGTTGATTCCGACCGATCGAATCTCAGGCATCGAAAGCCCGCTGCTGCTGGCGCCGGACGCGCCCAATTACTGGGCCGATGCATGGGATGCGCGCCGTTATGTCGAAGCCTCGTTGAACAAGGCGGGACGCGCAACGCTTGCCGACGATGAGATTGGATTGGAAATCAACTCGGCAATGCGCCGCTCGCAAGAACAACTGCATATCCATATCGACTGCATGCGCGCCGACGCCGCGTCCGCGCTCGCCCGACATCGAAGCGATCCGCCGCGCGTGTGGCGTTGGGACACGATCGATGGCGCGCGCTATCGCATCATGCGCATCCCTGGGCCCACCTTCGATTTCAATCCGTTCGACATCGTCGCGGGCGGCAAAACGAGTCCCGACATCATGGCGTCGCAGACGATTTTCGTGACGGGCGCCGGGCCATCGGCCACGGACGCAGGCTGGCTCATTCTCAACAGCAGCCTCGATACCCACGGCGGGACGGGTTCCGCCGAAACGCTGCTCGATCATCGTTGCGCGGCGGCGGAAGCGTCGTAG
- a CDS encoding XRE family transcriptional regulator — protein MTQAEAAAYLGVGQPRLSLLETTATDSLSLDQMLALFALYGLELQVHPRDARSHQGAADDQPEW, from the coding sequence ATGACACAGGCTGAGGCGGCCGCATATCTCGGCGTCGGCCAGCCGCGCTTATCGTTGCTCGAAACGACGGCTACCGACTCGCTCTCGCTCGACCAAATGCTCGCCCTTTTTGCGCTATACGGGTTGGAGTTGCAGGTGCATCCGCGCGACGCCCGCTCCCACCAGGGCGCGGCAGACGACCAGCCGGAGTGGTAA
- a CDS encoding type II toxin-antitoxin system HipA family toxin — protein sequence MGRRSHTRALSIWANGERVGTWILPANGAMELRYTESWKQSAVGRPLSLSLPFGVDDLPLRGERVENYFDNLLPDSPDIRKRIAARFKTQTLEAFDLLKAIGRDCVGAVQLLDEDETPSNVDRIEGTPLSADDIERILQRMLGSEPIWPTDDEDDFRISLAGAQEKTALLYRDGQWLLPRGATPTTHILKLPLGLLGRKKVDFQISVENEWLCLAVLDAYGLPVPKADVMTFGSQKVLCVERFDRTYGRNGALLRLPQEDFCQALGVSPHRKYEAHGGPGIREIAGILQQSQRASEDISNFLRAHILYWMLAAPDGHAKNFSLRLLPGGRFQMTPLYDVMSIWPVEGDGGNQWSWHKASLAMAVWGTGRHYRMRDIKRSHFNQTARLCRYGPNAEPLIAEILQRTPQVIESVSGALPPRFPERVAERIFNGLREAAERLQSMEPAQGD from the coding sequence ATGGGTCGCCGTTCACACACACGCGCCCTGTCCATCTGGGCCAACGGCGAACGCGTCGGCACTTGGATTCTTCCGGCAAACGGTGCGATGGAATTGCGCTACACCGAAAGTTGGAAGCAATCGGCCGTAGGCCGGCCGCTGTCTCTTTCCCTGCCTTTCGGCGTCGACGATCTTCCCTTAAGAGGGGAGCGCGTGGAAAACTATTTCGACAATCTGCTACCCGACAGCCCCGATATTCGCAAACGGATCGCGGCACGCTTCAAGACACAAACCCTGGAAGCATTCGATCTGCTCAAAGCCATCGGGCGCGACTGCGTGGGCGCCGTGCAGTTGCTCGACGAAGACGAAACGCCGAGCAACGTCGATCGGATCGAAGGCACACCGTTGTCCGCCGACGATATCGAACGCATCTTGCAACGCATGCTGGGCAGCGAGCCGATTTGGCCCACCGACGACGAGGACGATTTCCGCATTTCACTGGCTGGCGCGCAGGAGAAAACCGCCCTCCTGTATCGAGACGGTCAGTGGCTCCTACCGCGCGGCGCCACGCCGACGACGCATATTCTGAAGCTCCCGCTCGGACTGCTAGGTCGAAAGAAGGTGGACTTCCAGATCTCCGTCGAAAACGAATGGCTGTGTCTCGCCGTTCTCGACGCATACGGCTTGCCCGTGCCGAAAGCCGACGTCATGACGTTCGGCTCGCAGAAGGTATTGTGCGTCGAGCGATTCGATCGCACATACGGCCGCAATGGTGCGTTGCTGCGCTTGCCTCAAGAGGACTTTTGCCAAGCGCTCGGCGTCTCCCCACATCGCAAGTACGAAGCGCATGGCGGCCCAGGCATACGCGAGATCGCAGGCATCCTGCAACAGTCCCAGCGCGCCTCCGAAGACATCTCCAACTTCCTGCGTGCGCACATCCTCTACTGGATGCTTGCGGCGCCGGATGGCCATGCCAAGAACTTCAGCCTCCGGCTGCTGCCGGGCGGCCGCTTCCAAATGACGCCGCTCTACGACGTCATGTCGATTTGGCCCGTGGAAGGCGACGGCGGCAATCAATGGTCATGGCACAAAGCCTCGCTTGCCATGGCCGTTTGGGGCACCGGCAGGCACTACCGGATGCGCGACATCAAGCGCAGCCACTTCAACCAAACGGCCCGCCTCTGTCGCTACGGTCCCAATGCAGAGCCGCTCATCGCGGAAATTCTGCAGCGCACGCCGCAAGTGATCGAATCCGTCTCGGGCGCGCTGCCACCGCGTTTTCCCGAGAGAGTGGCCGAGCGAATCTTCAACGGCCTGCGCGAAGCGGCCGAGCGCCTGCAATCGATGGAGCCCGCGCAAGGGGATTAG
- a CDS encoding tlde1 domain-containing protein, producing the protein MPLASCTYRLNGEQRSTLTCDGRSFIAFSGNADDVNSPTAIAHVDSGPLPTGRYYIDDETYIDGVRRGNFRLHPIGSGRISKGCITLVSATSFAQLSAYLRGGKVAYIPGTRIRCYGVVEVL; encoded by the coding sequence ATGCCTCTTGCATCATGCACGTATAGATTGAACGGTGAGCAACGCTCGACGCTCACCTGCGACGGACGCTCGTTCATCGCTTTCTCCGGCAATGCCGATGACGTGAACTCGCCTACGGCCATCGCACATGTCGATTCGGGCCCGTTGCCCACCGGACGGTACTACATCGACGACGAAACGTATATCGACGGCGTAAGACGCGGCAACTTCAGGTTGCACCCGATCGGTAGCGGCCGCATCAGCAAGGGATGCATTACGCTTGTAAGCGCCACTTCATTCGCACAGTTGAGCGCATATCTCCGAGGCGGCAAAGTCGCATACATTCCGGGCACACGCATTCGCTGTTACGGCGTCGTGGAGGTTCTATGA